The sequence AATATCAGGGGGATAACCTTTTTGTGCAATTTTGACAGAATAAACTTACTCTGATGTCCCTATGTCAGCATAACTATAGCGAACGAGGTAATTGGACAACTATCAGGATAATCTTCCACAGTCGATTAAACAATATTTGCCAATCCTGATAGAAGAAACTATCCCGATAACACTTTTATTGGGataactatcccgatgacaactttgacaactttttacaataaTGACATTGTATCGGGATAACTATCCCCATGACAACATTTGATAATTTTTCCAACCTTGCAAATTATGACTCCAACTTTGACATACAGACctgaaaacatgaaataacattacaaatggtctccatagaccttattgaatcaaaatgacATGACCCCTATTCCCTAAGACTCAAACATTTAATTGACATAGCAACTAaactctaggtgctcctgcaccatacacctgGAGAGGAAAAATTTCATGCTCCTGATGAAATGAGATGTGCAATAGAGACCCCATGATGTGCTATATCCTCATCTAACATCCAAGTGGCATCTTCATTTGGTAGTCCTAGCCACTTGACTAGGTGCTCCATATAAACTTTCCTCCTTGTCCTCTTCACTTATCTTGAGTCCAAAATGGCTTCAAGTTGTATATGCTAAGCAAGTGGAAGGTCCTAGACCCATTCCATATCAGCATCTTCAGCCCCTTCTTCTCCTTGACCTGCAAAATCAAATTTCTTATAGGGATTCAAATTTGCTACATTGAATATAGGTGAGATAGCAACCCTCGGTGGGAGTTCAATCTCATAAGTATTATTGCCATACTTTTGAACCACTTTACATGgccctatcttcttcatcatcaactttgtATACTTGCTCTTCTCTTTCTATGCAATCACTAATTATGCTTAGATTACACACACACAAAAATCCCAATCAGAacctaagctctaataccactttgatgcaaATACAGGGAGGGAGAATAATCGAAACGTGTTTAAAACCCTAGTTACCAATTTTCCAATCAAATTTAAGTCATacaacaacatgtatatgtatAGGAAATAGAAGAATTAAGGAAAAATGAAGCTTCAATACGATACCAGTGATTGCAAAAATTTTAAACTATGTTCCAGAATCAAACTCAAAAATTCAAATTCTCAAAATACACTTTCGAATCCATTTTTCAATGTTgctatacaatttataccaaatttttACTTTCCTGCCATGATCGTTGGACTACATGATTGTTCAACTACTAgatttgaaaaatcaaattttaacactAACATCGGAATAATAATTCTGAACTGACAAGACATCATCGTCAGGGAAGCAATCCTGAACTAAAGTCTTTTTTCACCCATTGGAATAACTAATATCGGTGGGATAATCCTTTTGTGCAATTCTGATAGAATAAACTTACCTTGATGTCCCTATGGCGGCATAGCTATACCAAACAAGGCAATTGGACAACTATTGGGATAACCTTCCATAGTCGATTAAACAATATTTGCCAATCCCAATAGAATAAACTATCCTAATGACACTTTTATCAAGATAACTATCTCGATGACCACTTTGACATCTCTTTAGAACAATGACACTTTATTGTGataactatcccgatgacaacatttgacaatttttccAACCTTGCAAATTATGACTCCAACTCTAACATACAAACCTGAAAAtatgaaatgacattacaaatggtctTCATAGACCTTATTGAACCAAAATGGCATGacccctaactcctaagactcaaacatCTGATTGACATAGCAACCAAATtataggtgctcctacaccaataagTTAGGGATAGAAACCATATCCAAAGttaattatttcttttatttacttcATGTATTGAGAGAATATCTATTACAATACTACAAAAGTAATATaaaagggatacccacctaggtctaacagagccttaagtgtagaggatatAACCTAGATCCTTATCCCTAGTTATTATCCTGTTAATTGGCCACCTGATCCAAACCCTTGAACATTGAGATTGGCTTCTCATAAAGGATATTTGGAGAcatcagttggaaacaccaacaaaaCCAATAAGAAATAGGGAACCTGACCCTAGATTAAGAATTTCTCTTACTCAATAGAAGAAAGAGGGAGAGTACAAGTAACATGACCTTTCGTTTGTTTACTAACAATAGTCCAAAAAAAACTATCATCCAAACTCCCATAAGGAAGGAGTAGAATAGGAGGTCCCCCCTCAAGGAGACAAACATTAATGAAAAAGGGAACAATAGAAAGAGAGGGTGAATGGAAGCCAATAATCAATGAAGAAGACTAAATCAAAGTAGAAGATATGTGAAACACTAGAAGAGAGAACTTAGAGTAAGGAACAACAATAGGAATAGCAAGAGAAGGCAATGCCACCCTAATAAAGCACTCCTCAAGTTTATAAGAAGAGACATCTATCTAAGAGACATGATCCTCAACATTTAAGTGATTGTAGAAATATTCTTCTGCCAAGTAGAAAGACCCTTCTAATGACCCTAAGAGCAATCCAAATCCAAGTGGCCAATAGCAAAGAAATGATGACGAAAAAAAGGGATGACCTTATAATCCAAAGGTTGAGACCCAAGCTGATCCTGAACCATCAAAACCACATCTCTATGAAGTGGCAAGAGAGGTCAACATCCACCAAGAAGTGAGGATAGGTAGAATTCCCTATGAAGGAAGTGGACTCATCAAATTTCACAAACCTACCAATAGAATTACCAATAGTTTCATAACACAACAATTCCCTAAATTAGAGGGAAAGAATAGAAATTCACGCCCATTACTGAATGCACGTTAAGAGGTTTGGATAGGTGATTTAATTTATTAGTCCATGGATTAAGAGAGAGGGAATGATCTCCCTAAACCCAGAACTAGCTTAAAACCAAGTTCCTTTCCTCTAAAGAAGCAAAGGAATCAATGACGAGGCCTTTAGCACAACAATCAAGCTTAATCTATTTTATCTAAGGGGTCACTAAGAATCTAAGACCCAACCATGGAGATCTAGTAGGGAAGGCCAAAGAATTAAAAATCTGCAAACCAAGGCCCTTCTTAAGTATAATTATTCTTTCTCCACAACATCATAACCATGAACCAACACATGGAGGACTTTTCATAAGGGGGAGGACTAGGTTTTATTTGATGAGGAACAAAAGACCCAACAATTAGAGTGAAGCTCTAAACAACCCTACCAGAAGCCAATGACTTAGAAGCCTCAACCCCAACCCCTAATGGACCAACACATGTAGAGAACACCATAAGAGAGATCCCAACATTGGAAGCATCACCCAAACCTATAACTAGTAGACCCTGAGACATGTACTCCAATTCTACATACATCATCAAACATAAGCACCCCAACCCCGTAAAGCATGACCAATAGGGGGAAAAGAGCACACATATCCTAGCAAACCAATAAGTGTTAGGAAAGTAAACAAAGAGGAAGTCATGACCCCAGGAATAGGCTCAAAAGCCACTGAAAGAGATGATACAATGAGAGAAGAAGCCTTGACACTAGCAAAAGCAAGAGTGTCTTTCTCTAGAAGCACAACACAAGGAAAAGGAATAGCGACAACACTATGAGTAGAATCTCAAGTGGAATCGGGATTAGGAATTATCATTCATCTCTCCCATCTTTGTGTAGTTGAAAAACATCAATATTTGGTATTTTATCTTCCATAAGAAACCCTACTTTCATAAAAGTGGATGATCATAGTTGATAGGATACTGATGCTTTCTCCTTGTTTATTCTTGTTGTCTCTTAATCATCAAGCTAGTACAAATGAGGACATGTTTGGTGTCAACCCTTTTATGTTGGAATGATATTATAGAATAAAATGTTAACATATTTTCTTAGGCGTGTTTAGTTAGAGTTATTGATTCATTCGGGAGTGTGTATTTTGATGTAAATCTTTTAAGCATTTTTATATTTCAATAATTGCTTGTATCACTTTCCTGTTTTAAGGACACAACGCATTTCTATTGAGAAGACATTGGTGTCAAATGGTATcgatttttaattttttctataaataatatCTAACTATAGATGGAAATTGTGTGATTTGTAAGAATGGATACATAGAATTAAAGATAAAcatgcatagatcatattaagaaaAAATATGTATTTTAGAATTTAAATACAACTTTCAATTTGTAATGTTAGGAGATAGGTTCTTATAGATACCCTTAATGACATGTTATAagatataattataaaaaatactacatataaaaattaggtaaaataaatattaattaaattttatgctACAAATTGTACTCTTTTATCTAAAGGCCAAACATCAGTAGAATGCTATCTAAGAAGCAGTACATTTGAATGCAAAGATTAAACACTCATTTAATTTTATACTACAAACTATATTTTCATAtctaaaaaactaaatataaattgTACTCTTATTTCAGAACTAAACATTAATTAAATCCTATGCTAAAAATTATATTGTTATATCCACTATCCATGTTGCCAAATTTACCAAATCAACTTAATCTCTTCAAAAATAATCTAAGCTaagttcaaaaataaaaaaatctcacaTTGGCTTGAATTCAGTCTTTCAAAAATCAAGGGTTGGACCCCCACTCTATTGATGAGAACTTTTTGTGTTACGTACGAGGTCATGAAGTCTTTCCAAACCCATGTGATATGAGAGACATGTGATACCCCAAACCCATGTGATATGAGAGGCATGTTCCCAAACCCATGTGATATGTGATACCAAGGGTCACATTGCTTGAGTCTTTAAATAAACCAAAAAAATCTGTCTTTCATAGAAAAATTTATAGAATTAAGAACAACCCACAAAAAAGGTGTGCTTATTGGAATTAGTGGCAATTCTCGTCGTTTGTATATGATACGGCTAAATGGACGCTCTAGTGCTCGTGGTCAAATTACCTAATCCTTACATTACATTAACTTGCTCATAGCAGATTATGTACCACGCAAGTCGCCTTCGAGAAAAGATAAGGATCTGAAACTCTTTATATACAGATCTTACTGTTGCCTGCCACGGGAATTCGTCTTGAAAGCTTTCTGTATCTCCTTGTTACTAACTGTGAGAGACTTGACGATTGCAAAAACGTTGGTTTATTTTGTGTGGATTTCTGTATAAAGAAAAAAGATTTACATGGGACGGACTCCTTCCTGTGGAAAAGTGGGACTTAGGAGAGGTCCATGGACACCAGAAGAAGATCTGCTTTTAACAAATTATGTCCAGGCTTATGGCGAAGGCCGCTGGAGATTTCTCTCGAAGAAAGCAGGTTTCTTTTTTTTCCGTTTTCTAAATAAATGTTTAACAATTATACATCATATTGACCTAAAATGAGGTTTAGGGTTATGCTTGCTCCTGACAGTTGCATTTCCAATTTAGAGTAAGGAATTAGCTCGTATGTGTATTTCTCATATATAAAAAATCATTTCAGGTCTGCTTCGGTCTGGAAAGAGCTGTAGAATGAGATGGTTAAATTATCTTCAACCTGACGTCAAAAGAGGGCATATTCTACCTGATGAAGAAGATTTAATTCTCAGGCTCCATCGACTACTGGGAAACAGGTCCATCCTCATTCCATTCAAAATATTCCTGATTTTAGTTTTAAGAAGTTACCAATAAAATCAATTTGAAAACAAAAGAATATGAAGTTATTTCGTGTCTCAAATGGTCTCAGATGGTCTTTGATCGCTGGACGTTTACCTGGAAGAACGGACAATGATATAAAAAATTTCTGGAATAGTCACCTAAGCAAAAAGCTTATCAGCCAGGGCATAGATCCTCGTACACACAGACCCCTTTCTGAATCTGAGGATATATGGTGGGTCTCTCAAAAAACTGATATGCAAAAAAATCTTCACCAATCCTCTACAACATCAGAAAGCGCCAATCCAGAAATACATGACAAAGATTCAAATTTCATAATAGCAGGTGATAAGGAGGACCAGATTTACTCTTCAGTGGCACCCACAATTTTGTCTTCCACcagtgagattgttgcaaatggTAAATTGAGTAATTCCAATTGTTGTGAGACTCCGAAACAGGGAACATACAGCAGCTGGCTTTCTTATTCCCTTGCTGCAACTCCAATGGCAACAACTTATGGAAATACCAGTTCATACATGCACCCTTCGTTTCTGGAGTTATTTATCAATGAAGGGTTTGAGCTGCCAGAGCCTACTGTTGAATTCAATTCTGTTTCACAGCAGTGCTCACATCGGTCTGAGCTTGTAAGTCCTAGCCGTGATTTGTGGTCTGCACTTCATTCTCCAAGTACGCATTACCATCCTTCTCGTTGACCTAAAGATATCACTGAACTATACTCTGTTTATTTTTTTGCTTTCATGTGTTCTTCACTAAACTGTTTGTATTTGTACTATAAAACCTAAAAAATGTCCTAAAGGGTGTACGGTTTACCCCTGGTTTGGACTCCTGTGGTGCTGTTTTTAAGCCTTTCAAGATCTGGGACAAAGTCGCTATCAAGATTTGTAAACCATCTTATTGCTATCTCTTTGAGCCAAATGACAACCAAGTATCTGTCAGATAACAGCATATAAAACGAGTATTGATTTCTGCTGTATACAAAGAAATTATGTTGCTTGGCTTCTATACACAGCACAAACACAAAAATATTTATATAGGTCGCAGCCTCTTTAAAATAATTATAGAAGAATAACATTAACATTATTATCTTTATATGATGCAGGGTCAGTTTGTGTGCTTTACAAAAATGAAACACATGCATTTGGAAAATAAAAATTGATGCAAACTAGGCATGGTGGTGATTTGCAATCAATTATAAACATCTTTTTCTTTCAACTTGAAAGGACTCACGATATGGTCGCTGAAATTGAACCTTTTGTCACTCAATTGGAAGGATTCTTGATCAAGTTGATTGCAttcatattataaaaataaaaataaataataaattgtaGATTAAATTTGCTATTCCAATTTCAAAGCTATAATTCTTGTTTTGATATGAAAGTGAGTGAAATCTATTCTAATTTGGTAGAGGAAAGAGTTCCAAAATTCAAATAATTATTAGATGTAGGCTTCTAATCATCCAAACTGTTTCTTCAATTGaaatccataaaatcaacaaattcaaagcttttagGCTTCTAAAATGACTAACAAAATTTATGGTACCTTTCACATATCTCAATATCTTCTTCCTGTCTACAAATGAATTTCAGATAGTTCTATCATATACCTTGTTTACAACTTATTTATTATATAATCTATTTGACATATAAAATTTTCATCTTCATTTGATGAATCTcctttcatagaatgtattaaatgagatctatatattttattaaaaattaactcATCATAGCATTTTTTCTAAAGTGGAAGCTATGCATGCTCCCAAATATGTATTGCTCACTGGTCTTGTACTAGAAACTAAACTAATAATTGGTCGTTCATTAacaatatcatcaataatatcaCTATTAAAATTGATTTTTCACTTTTTAACGTAAGGTTCAATTTCTGATGACATTCCATGACATCAAAGGAGTTTATGTTGACAAATGAAACAAACGAACCACCGTGCAACTCTAAGAAATAAACTCTTCTCTAGAATCGTTTGAAATGCACAGGATATAAAACTGCCAATCTCCACTTTTTGAATGATTTTATCCATTATTTCTATTTTGAGATCAGTATTTGTACTAAGAGTCTATATGTTTCTATGGTGTAGCTATATTTCATTCATACGTAGGCGAAGGGATTCAGTTACTGCTTAGATTTGAAATATTCTGTTTACATATCTGTTGTTCATGATTGCAGTATCACTGGCTAGTAAGCTTATTTCTCAATTGCAATATAGGTGTTCATGAGGTGGATTCTTCATGAGAATCTTCAAATAGCTTGACCTGAATCAAATCTCAAACGGAAAAATTCTTAAAAACATAATACTCCATAATTCAATCTGCAAATTTAATGATCCAAAAGTTTTATGAGAAAGCCATCTTGATTTTCAAGCCAAAAAGTGTTCCAGAAAAAAAGAGCGTATACATATTAGACATCCATATGCTAACTTCATTAAAATTGGATATTTCTCTGTTATTTGCAAAAAGATACAAACCTGGAAATATATGAATGGCAATGTCACTTGAGAATATCTTATAGTTTTACTCAGCAAtatcttgaaatttgaattttatcaCGGCGATTAAATTAACTTTAAtttcattttttatctttttatttatttatttttaaataattttttaatatatcttaaaaaatttaaaacatattttaAAGATATTCTCATCAACAATTTAATGAGTGGTATTTTTTATGTagcaactttattttattttaattgtgtAGATAGTTTTTTATTAGAATAATGAATTTGAAAGAGAGATTGTTAAAGGTCTCACCTTTTTATAAGAACCAAGAAAGTACTCAACCATGTTAATACACCAACATATAATAGAAATATATAATTATACAAAAATAAGATAATATAACAACAAAACAGTAGCACATACCAATTAAGACAAAGAAAAATAGATAATGCTAGTTTTCAAAGCATAATAGCAAATCCATCAGCTCAAGATTGTTTGAAGCCAAAATTCTTTAGATAGCATTGCATCCTCCCAACAACTTTATTCTCTCATTCAACTAAACCTTATTcctttccaatagaaatatcatgtTTAAGTTCCAAGTTTTTGTCTAAGAGGAATAATTGGCTAGTTCTTTATTAGACGTCATCTAGCAActtgattttattttgattgtgTAGATATTTTTTTATTAGAATAATGAATTTGAAAGAGAAATTGTTAAAGGTCTCACCTTTTTATAAGAACCAAGAAAGTACTCAACCATGTTAATACACCAACATATAGTAGAAATATATAATTATACAAAAATAAGATAATATAACAACAAAACAGTAGCACCTACCAATTAAGACAAAGAAAAATAGATAAGGCTAGTTTTCAAAGCACAATAGCAAATCCATCAGCTCAAGATTGTTTGAAGCCAAAATTCTTTATATAGCATTGCATCCTCCCAACAACTTTATTCTCTCATTCAACTAAACCTTATTcctttccaatagaaatatcatgtTTAAGTTCCAAGTTTTTGTCTAAGAGGAATAATTGGCCATTTCTTTATTAGACGCCATCTTGGAAGGTAAATTTCTTAGCACCCAACAGGAGGTTAAGGAAATTTATATCCTAGATCTCATCATCTAGGCCTTTCCTAACAATATCCTTTTACATGTCAGACTACTTCAATCATCCCACAATGAAATCAGACCCCACTTTTAGTAGTAAGATTGCTAACAATTGAATGTCTTGTCCTAAATATGGCAAATCTCACCATACATCCCAAGAGAACCTCAACAAAAGGCTAAATTGAAGGATACATCTGACAATTGTTCTTATTATGAATTTTCCTCCTCATATTCCCACCCCTAGTAGAATCATCGCCAAGATTCAGGTAATTATCATACATTAGCATGGAATCCTCATAAGCAATCTACTACACTTAGTTACCTAACCTAGAGGATAAGGAGATGAAAGAAGGCAGGAATCTATTGACATAAACCATAGCACAAAATCCAATAAGTAATTGCATTTTTTATATTTGGTCACCTTATCAACTATAAAGAATTGGCCAAAGTGGCTAGCAATTACTAACTAAAATTCCTCCTCCCAAAATTCTAATTGTATTCCAAGAAATCTCACCCATTTTGGAACTCTCCTAAACTATTAAATCTTTTAGGCAAATGTTAATTTTCACCTTGTAAGAAAGAGATCAAATTTGCTAGGAAATGAGGAGCCACCATAGAGGGTTAGAAAATAATCCAAATTAATAATAAAGGAGAATATAAACAAACCCTTTGATAGAATTGAGATCTACAATATAACATGAAGTTTCGATTTTCTCTTTGCCCATTTTTTTATAACATATACATTAGGCTTAGACCCAAAGAACTTTCcaataaaatattcattaaaaaaataagaTTATTTATGCAGAACGGATTCAAGGATATAAAGCCCCCGACCCATGCCCTCATCAAAAAGAATTAAGGAAGAGGATTTAAATGgaatgtcatcaaatttaccttcaACCACCTTAGCTTATGACTTCTTCAAAGGATGATCGCCACTGCATCCTAAAGTATCCctcaaaataggttatgaccaacATAGAATAGCCTCCCATCCTTTGAACCTATCAAAGAATGAGAAAAAACCAAGAGAAAAGGTGAATGCACCTAAAACATATAAGGAAAGAAGGGATATTGGGAAGAAgcaacaacattttctctccttgACAACATTACCATTAAGTGGTATATCAAAATAACTACCCTACAACAACATCCAAATCAATTTAATTGAACTCCCCAATACGAGAACCATTCACAACATCATCACCCTATCTAAATGGGAAGAACAAATATGTCTATCTAAAAAATGCTCAGAAGTCATGTATTTGGTGTAGTTTCCCTAGCCATGACAAGTTCACCAACAAGTTTAATTAATGGGTCTTCCCAGGTTAGTCTTGGCAATCAAGGACCCCAATTTAGTGCTCTGGCATGCTTCGAAGGATGGTTCAATCAAAGTGAACTTTTATGACTCCTTGAAGGGTAATCCTAGCCCTTCTAGGGTTGGTTGGGTGGCTTGGGATTGCAAGGGTGATCTTGTGGCATTTGGGATCAAAGGTTGGAAAGTGGAACCAATAATGAGGTGGAGGCCTAAGCTGCATTAGGAGGTAGGAGGTATTCGCCTGGTTAGGAAGTTAGCAGCTGATAATTTACACCTAGAAGGCAATTTGCAAGTTATATGCTATTTCTAAAGGAGAAGCCCCCTCATGGAAATTAAAGAAGTTTATTTAGGCCATTCGGAGGGAATTGGCCAAGTTtaattgttttttttcttttcccACATTTGTCAAGAAGGCAATCATACCATCAATATACTCTCTAATGTGGGAGTATCATTGGATGTAGTGTGTGGCGAGGGATGTACAAGAACCTATGGGAAGTAAGTTAGGTATTAGATATTAGTACAATCTCATAAACAAATATTTAAGGTTGAtatgatggaggtggtggtggtggttttAAGGCAAGATTTCTTGCCTTGTTTGCCCTTTTTCCTATTTTTCTATGTTTGGTGTGCAATGAGCCAAGGGAGTATGACACCATGAAAGCAAATTTCTCTTTGCATTCCACTAAGAAATAGCTCATCTTCTTTGGGAAGGTTGCTGAGAAGCATTTTGGTGGTGTTTTTAAATTTAATGACTGCAATGTTCATGTAGATTTTACATGTTTTGTTCGGTGAGGAATACTGAACCTTCTTCAAAATGTTCATAGATAATTCAGGGTAAATACTTGGATAGCAATCAACCAGAGAGAATATTTATTCTTACTAATCCTACAAAAGGCTCTAGCATGTGGAATTTTTTTGTTCTCAGTAGAGAGGTTATACTCCCATGTTTATCATGTGTGATTAAATCTGGAGATAAGGCTTTTTTTTTAGGATTCATGGGATGGAAAACCTCCTCTTTCCTAGCATCATCATCTTCTTTAGGAAAAACCTATCCTTTAGCAAGCTTGGGGTCATGAGGTTTAGGATTACTTCACTATCTCACATGTGGGGGGAATTAGTTCTTATTGCTGGAAATATTTTTCACATCTACCAATTCTTCGAGATCAGAAAAGTTTTCTAAGGAAAATACTAAGCCAAAGAAGGCTGATTTTATCAGCAGACTCTGATTTCTTAATATGGTCTCCTAGTAATTCAGGACAATATATTGTCAAACAAGGATATCAATCACTGAGATTTAATGGTCCAATTCTCAGATCTAGAGCCTTCTCCTTTTGTTGGAACAACACTATTCTTCCAAAGGTTGGGGCATTTGCATGGTTGGCTCttaataataaaattttaactAGTTCAAGGTTAACTTAGTTGGGTATATCTCAAGGTTTCAATTCGATTTTGTGTAAACAGTATGCTATCAAGATTCCTTTTTCTTAGTATTATGGACAGTGTCCCCGCCTATAGCATTGTGGAGCTTGTCATGGGAAAGGAACAACTGGATTTTCAGAAATCAAAAGCAATACATTCTAAGAGTGTTAGAAAAAATTGAAGACTCTATTTTAGAGAATGTTCGTGCCTTTACAATCAGCCCCAAATCATTGTCTTCCTTGTA is a genomic window of Cryptomeria japonica chromosome 7, Sugi_1.0, whole genome shotgun sequence containing:
- the LOC131065610 gene encoding transcription factor MYB14 isoform X1 is translated as MKLFIYRSYCCLQPREFAFKAFCVSLLLTVRGLTIAKSLVCFLEICVQRKKIYMGRTPSCGKMGLRRGPWTPEEDLLLTNYVQAYGEGRWRFLSNKAGLLRSGKSCRMRWLNYLQPDVKRGHILPDEEDLILRLHRLLGNRWSLIAGRLPGRTDNDIKNFWNSHLSKKLISQGIDPRTHRPLSESEDIWWVSQKTDMQKNLHQSSTTSESANPEIHDKDSNFIIAGDKEDQIYSSVAPTILSSTSEIVANGKLSNSNCCETPKQGTYSSWLSYSLAATPMATTYGNTSSYMHPSFLELFINEGFELPEPTVEFNSVSQQCSHRSELVSPSRDLWSALHSPRSVCVLYKNETHAFGK
- the LOC131065610 gene encoding transcription factor MYB14 isoform X3; the encoded protein is MGRTPSCGKVGLRRGPWTPEEDLLLTNYVQAYGEGRWRFLSKKAGLLRSGKSCRMRWLNYLQPDVKRGHILPDEEDLILRLHRLLGNRWSLIAGRLPGRTDNDIKNFWNSHLSKKLISQGIDPRTHRPLSESEDIWWVSQKTDMQKNLHQSSTTSESANPEIHDKDSNFIIAGDKEDQIYSSVAPTILSSTSEIVANGKLSNSNCCETPKQGTYSSWLSYSLAATPMATTYGNTSSYMHPSFLELFINEGFELPEPTVEFNSVSQQCSHRSELVSPSRDLWSALHSPRSVCVLYKNETHAFGK